In one Corallococcus sp. EGB genomic region, the following are encoded:
- a CDS encoding glucodextranase DOMON-like domain-containing protein: MITPRIAVLTLAASLTAAPALAEKVSFKDPTGDDKGPGKYTYPTDPVYKPGSFDLTGFKLDQGGNKTDIEITVKASLENPWKMADGFSVQEVFIFIDTDHKVGSGFTDSPPGLNVAFAPEDAWDKVIIISPQGSSRVRAEANNKAGAMKNAVVVPTKVRASGNKITATVMNADLGAGDPSTWGYQVVMQSNEGFPAENDLLTRRVNEYEGQHRFGGGTDTNCDPHVMDVLAGQGKGDSSEVKAQYDMLSYECAADGTASKKATLKMVSGEKRPAAQGGAAATPAPEAAPAAPAPAPAPTPAAPAGTTVAPAPTTATPTK, from the coding sequence ATGATCACCCCCCGCATTGCAGTCCTCACGCTGGCCGCCTCCCTGACCGCGGCACCGGCCCTGGCCGAGAAGGTGTCCTTCAAGGACCCCACCGGCGACGACAAGGGCCCGGGCAAGTACACCTACCCGACGGACCCCGTGTACAAGCCGGGCTCGTTCGACCTGACCGGCTTCAAGCTGGACCAGGGCGGCAACAAGACGGACATCGAAATCACGGTGAAGGCGTCGCTGGAGAACCCCTGGAAGATGGCGGACGGGTTCTCCGTGCAGGAGGTCTTCATCTTCATCGACACGGACCACAAGGTGGGCAGCGGCTTCACCGACAGCCCCCCGGGCCTGAACGTCGCCTTCGCGCCGGAAGACGCGTGGGACAAGGTCATCATCATCTCGCCGCAGGGCTCGTCGCGCGTGCGCGCGGAGGCCAACAACAAGGCCGGCGCGATGAAGAACGCCGTCGTGGTGCCCACCAAGGTGCGCGCCTCCGGCAACAAGATCACCGCCACCGTCATGAATGCGGACCTGGGCGCCGGTGACCCCTCCACGTGGGGCTACCAGGTCGTCATGCAGTCCAACGAGGGCTTCCCGGCGGAGAACGACCTGCTCACCCGCCGCGTGAACGAGTACGAGGGTCAGCACCGCTTCGGCGGCGGCACCGACACCAACTGCGATCCGCACGTGATGGACGTGCTCGCGGGCCAGGGCAAGGGTGACAGCTCTGAGGTCAAGGCTCAGTACGACATGCTCTCGTACGAGTGCGCGGCGGACGGCACCGCGTCGAAGAAGGCCACGCTGAAGATGGTCTCCGGCGAGAAGCGCCCGGCGGCGCAGGGCGGCGCGGCGGCGACCCCGGCCCCCGAGGCGGCTCCGGCCGCTCCGGCCCCGGCTCCGGCGCCCACGCCGGCCGCTCCGGCTGGAACGACGGTCGCTCCGGCGCCGACGACGGCCACGCCGACGAAGTAG
- a CDS encoding imm11 family protein, producing MPVQFKGRIKLPLDLEGESRDYAHAAFGTPVVNAKLAAIFQELASNEVELIPVEVDSHAGPYFILNALRTFPCIDTEASSEVAYWREEDGIPEKVGKLFSISGMRIDPSKVGDAKVFRPSEWKGSLIVSEDIKDAMERAGITGAKFEAVTGPPTFDPVRRAETKKRAELWHQARHARAAVWQGLGTLSDDLYIPPVVGGPWPGERQNWIAIGRPDGHMLIVTDGLSDPFNDILDRPTAGFGLELAIETPEPLGEVWKSWPVHLLERVAYEVAEFEKLRVSLSNGTLSMEVDGVGMPETLITPEGRVAVLIGMETDALPSRFTLPGGEVRLLTVKALMPAELKWLLRQGRSAAAELIRRFHAAGESYLSRSWRQPVVS from the coding sequence GTGCCTGTCCAGTTCAAGGGGCGGATCAAGCTCCCACTGGACTTGGAGGGGGAGTCTCGTGACTACGCGCACGCGGCGTTCGGAACGCCGGTCGTCAATGCGAAGCTGGCTGCCATCTTCCAGGAGCTGGCTTCAAATGAAGTGGAGTTGATTCCTGTCGAGGTCGACTCCCACGCTGGGCCGTACTTCATCCTCAATGCCCTCCGCACCTTCCCATGCATCGATACCGAGGCTTCCTCGGAGGTGGCCTATTGGAGAGAGGAGGACGGCATACCCGAGAAGGTGGGGAAGCTCTTCTCCATCTCCGGAATGCGAATTGACCCGTCGAAGGTGGGCGATGCGAAGGTGTTCCGTCCTTCTGAGTGGAAGGGCTCTCTCATCGTCTCCGAGGACATCAAGGACGCGATGGAGCGCGCGGGCATTACAGGCGCGAAGTTCGAAGCAGTCACGGGGCCTCCGACCTTCGACCCTGTTCGGCGTGCGGAGACGAAGAAGCGCGCCGAGTTGTGGCACCAGGCGCGCCATGCTCGTGCAGCCGTGTGGCAGGGGCTTGGCACCCTGTCTGACGATCTCTACATCCCTCCTGTCGTGGGTGGTCCTTGGCCCGGCGAGCGACAGAACTGGATAGCCATCGGCCGTCCTGATGGCCACATGCTCATCGTGACCGACGGTCTGTCCGACCCGTTCAACGACATCCTGGACCGTCCCACGGCGGGCTTCGGACTGGAGCTCGCCATCGAGACTCCGGAGCCACTGGGGGAGGTGTGGAAGAGCTGGCCGGTGCACCTGCTCGAACGCGTGGCCTACGAGGTCGCTGAGTTCGAGAAGCTCCGTGTCTCCCTGTCCAACGGCACGCTGTCCATGGAGGTGGACGGCGTGGGCATGCCGGAAACCCTCATCACCCCCGAGGGCCGCGTGGCCGTGCTCATCGGCATGGAGACGGATGCACTGCCCTCGCGCTTCACGCTTCCCGGTGGCGAGGTCCGGCTCCTCACCGTGAAGGCGCTGATGCCCGCGGAGCTGAAATGGCTGCTCCGTCAGGGCAGGAGCGCGGCAGCGGAGCTCATCCGCCGCTTCCACGCCGCGGGAGAGAGCTACCTCTCCCGCTCGTGGCGTCAGCCCGTCGTGAGTTAG
- a CDS encoding alpha-amylase family glycosyl hydrolase, translating to MRPLRGLSLCSAALLSACAGSSPSPAPTPSAPGNITLAAPAGDAWYRGAVFYEVFVRSFQDSNGDGVGDLQGLISRLDYLNDGNPATTDDLGVDALWLMPVFASPSYHGYDVSDYERIQTAYGSLEDLQRLCDEAHRRGMRVILDFVINHTSTEHPWFVDSKSSPQSAKRDWYQWRANNPAWAQPWDIYSQTNTWHQQDTGWYYGVFWGGMPDLNLQTLAVRDEVKRLATLWLQRGVDGFRLDAARYLIETGGGAGQADTPETHAFWKEFAAHVRSVKPDAVLVGEAWSETPSVAKYYGSTATVPGGDELPLNFNFPMSARVIEGINAGNSGGVASKLLEMKNNYPAGVADAPFLTNHDMVRLATQFSNDGAKLGLAAAVLLTLPGAPFLYYGEEVGLGNGNANNDESKRTPMPWSAAAGGGFTTGSPWYAFSGGRETANVESQRSNPGSLLSRYRNLIHARQGSEALRNGGLRLFTATTGMSRTLAFVRTLGDEQVLVIHNFSTAQESVGPFDVEATTAEPLFLDSGVAPLSGGTGAWKTSLPARSTGIWRLR from the coding sequence ATGCGCCCCCTCCGCGGACTCTCCCTCTGCAGCGCGGCCCTGCTGTCGGCCTGCGCCGGCTCTTCACCCTCTCCGGCTCCGACACCGTCCGCGCCTGGAAACATCACGCTCGCCGCGCCCGCGGGGGACGCGTGGTACCGGGGCGCGGTGTTCTACGAGGTGTTCGTCCGCAGCTTCCAGGACTCCAACGGCGACGGCGTGGGAGACCTGCAGGGCCTCATCTCACGGCTGGACTACCTGAACGACGGCAACCCGGCGACGACGGATGACCTGGGCGTGGACGCGCTGTGGCTGATGCCGGTCTTCGCGTCGCCCAGCTACCACGGCTACGACGTATCGGATTACGAGCGCATCCAGACGGCCTACGGTTCACTGGAGGACCTGCAACGGCTGTGTGACGAGGCGCACCGCCGTGGCATGCGCGTCATCCTGGACTTCGTCATCAACCACACCAGCACGGAACATCCGTGGTTCGTGGACTCGAAGTCCTCGCCGCAGTCGGCGAAGCGGGATTGGTATCAGTGGCGCGCGAACAACCCCGCGTGGGCGCAGCCGTGGGACATCTACTCGCAGACCAACACGTGGCACCAGCAGGACACCGGCTGGTACTACGGCGTCTTCTGGGGCGGCATGCCGGACTTGAACCTCCAGACGCTCGCGGTGCGCGACGAGGTGAAGCGGCTGGCGACGCTGTGGCTCCAGCGCGGCGTGGACGGCTTCCGGCTGGATGCCGCGCGCTACCTCATCGAGACGGGTGGCGGCGCGGGGCAGGCGGACACGCCGGAGACGCATGCGTTCTGGAAGGAGTTCGCCGCGCACGTGCGTTCGGTGAAGCCGGACGCGGTGCTGGTGGGCGAGGCCTGGAGCGAGACGCCGTCGGTGGCGAAGTACTACGGCTCCACGGCGACGGTGCCGGGTGGGGACGAGCTTCCGCTCAACTTCAACTTCCCCATGTCCGCGCGGGTGATTGAAGGCATCAACGCGGGCAACAGCGGCGGCGTGGCGTCGAAGCTGTTGGAGATGAAGAACAACTATCCGGCCGGGGTGGCGGACGCGCCGTTCCTCACCAACCACGACATGGTGCGGCTGGCGACGCAGTTCTCCAACGACGGAGCGAAGCTGGGGCTGGCGGCGGCGGTGCTGCTGACGCTGCCGGGCGCGCCGTTCCTCTACTACGGCGAGGAGGTGGGCCTGGGGAACGGCAACGCCAACAACGACGAGTCCAAGCGCACGCCCATGCCGTGGAGCGCCGCGGCGGGTGGAGGCTTCACGACGGGCTCGCCCTGGTACGCGTTCTCCGGCGGAAGGGAGACGGCGAACGTGGAGTCGCAGCGGAGCAACCCGGGGTCGCTGCTGTCGCGCTACCGGAACCTCATCCACGCGCGCCAGGGTTCAGAGGCGCTGCGCAACGGGGGCCTGAGGCTGTTCACGGCGACGACGGGCATGTCGCGCACGCTCGCCTTCGTGCGGACGCTGGGCGACGAGCAGGTGCTGGTGATCCACAACTTCTCCACCGCGCAGGAGTCGGTGGGCCCGTTCGACGTGGAGGCCACGACGGCGGAGCCGCTGTTCCTGGACTCCGGCGTGGCGCCGCTCTCGGGAGGCACGGGAGCGTGGAAGACGAGCCTCCCGGCGCGCTCCACGGGCATCTGGCGGCTGCGCTAA
- a CDS encoding metallophosphoesterase, with translation MAGEPTQPDGERRYDPPAPWEEPAPRPAPHEVRERGSATATKPRKHADMVRWLHPTQVLRTGLDAVVATVFGARADHRLIEAVVRPQQPYFDYSEESGADGDFWLDYVSDIGDGWDSTYAVARLLALPELKLAEEDGKTSHVTPRGRVLVFGGDEVYPGASRETYEERTVQPYEAAMRRSQAPHPDLFVIPGNHDWYDGLAAFMRLFCAQRWVAGRRTRQSRSYFALKLPRNWWLIGTDVQLNSDIDVPQVEYFRHVAEQMGPDDRVILCNAEPAWVLAAAARRAKGSYLENNLEYLEEKVLGRRIAVFLAGDLHHYRRHEDDTGQHRITAGGGGAFMHPTHAPAAPVLRDGSTLRKSFPDEPTSRRLARKNLLLIRYSPLFGLITGMWYLLLALAAYAEVGSLGLSRLPEVVTAVANSMVNRPWTLILGMVTVGGLAGLADAALGRWRALLGGLHGAAHIVAAFFIAWGATYFTVSKLGVCPVLSPDGANCADGWLHLAGKFFFSSALTFVGGFLVGPFILGVYLWLSVNFFGAHSNEAFGSLALPDWKNFLRMRIGKDGALTIYPVGIERVPRKWKPTGAGPASPAFDPDDPKATEPFLIEPPIRVSR, from the coding sequence ATGGCCGGTGAGCCCACGCAGCCCGACGGGGAGCGCCGCTACGACCCGCCCGCGCCCTGGGAGGAACCGGCCCCCAGGCCCGCGCCGCACGAGGTGCGCGAGCGGGGCAGCGCCACCGCCACCAAGCCGCGGAAGCACGCGGACATGGTGCGCTGGCTGCACCCCACGCAGGTGCTGCGCACGGGCCTGGACGCGGTGGTGGCCACGGTGTTCGGCGCGCGCGCGGACCACCGGCTCATCGAGGCGGTGGTGCGGCCACAGCAGCCCTACTTCGACTATTCGGAGGAGTCGGGCGCGGACGGCGACTTCTGGCTCGACTACGTCTCCGACATCGGCGACGGCTGGGACTCCACCTACGCGGTGGCGCGCCTCCTGGCGCTGCCAGAGCTCAAGCTCGCGGAGGAGGACGGCAAGACGTCCCACGTCACGCCGCGAGGCCGCGTGCTGGTGTTCGGCGGGGACGAGGTCTACCCCGGCGCCAGCCGCGAGACGTACGAGGAGCGCACGGTGCAGCCCTATGAGGCCGCCATGCGCCGCTCGCAGGCGCCCCACCCGGACCTGTTCGTCATCCCGGGCAACCACGACTGGTACGACGGCCTGGCCGCCTTCATGCGGCTGTTCTGCGCGCAGCGCTGGGTGGCGGGGCGCCGCACGCGGCAGAGCCGCAGCTACTTCGCGCTGAAGCTGCCGAGGAACTGGTGGCTCATCGGCACGGACGTGCAGCTCAACAGCGACATCGACGTGCCCCAGGTGGAGTACTTCCGCCACGTCGCGGAGCAGATGGGCCCCGACGACCGCGTCATCCTCTGCAACGCGGAGCCCGCGTGGGTGCTGGCCGCGGCCGCGCGGAGAGCCAAGGGCAGCTACCTGGAGAACAACCTGGAGTACCTGGAGGAGAAGGTGCTGGGGAGGCGCATCGCCGTGTTCCTCGCGGGCGACCTGCACCACTACCGCCGGCACGAGGACGACACCGGCCAGCACCGCATCACCGCGGGAGGCGGCGGCGCCTTCATGCACCCCACGCACGCGCCCGCGGCCCCCGTGCTGCGCGACGGCTCCACGCTGCGCAAGAGCTTCCCGGACGAGCCCACGTCGCGAAGGCTCGCGCGCAAGAACCTGCTCCTCATCCGCTACAGCCCGCTGTTCGGCCTCATCACCGGCATGTGGTACCTGCTGCTCGCGCTCGCGGCCTACGCGGAGGTGGGCTCGCTGGGCCTCTCCCGCCTGCCGGAGGTGGTGACGGCGGTGGCCAACAGCATGGTCAACCGGCCCTGGACGCTCATCCTCGGGATGGTGACGGTGGGCGGGCTGGCCGGGCTGGCGGACGCGGCGCTCGGCCGGTGGCGCGCGCTCCTGGGCGGCCTGCACGGCGCGGCGCACATCGTGGCGGCGTTCTTCATCGCCTGGGGCGCCACGTACTTCACGGTGAGCAAGCTGGGCGTGTGTCCGGTGCTGTCCCCGGATGGGGCGAACTGCGCGGACGGCTGGCTGCACCTCGCGGGCAAGTTCTTCTTCTCCTCCGCGCTCACCTTCGTGGGCGGCTTCCTCGTGGGCCCGTTCATCCTGGGCGTGTACCTCTGGCTGAGCGTGAACTTCTTCGGTGCGCACTCCAACGAGGCCTTCGGTTCGCTCGCGCTGCCGGACTGGAAGAACTTCCTGCGCATGCGCATCGGGAAGGACGGAGCGCTGACCATCTACCCCGTGGGCATCGAGCGCGTACCGCGCAAGTGGAAGCCCACCGGCGCGGGGCCGGCGTCGCCCGCGTTCGACCCGGACGACCCGAAGGCCACCGAGCCGTTCCTCATCGAACCGCCCATCCGCGTCTCCCGCTGA
- a CDS encoding DUF4032 domain-containing protein — protein sequence MSHPARRLHSLHIRQGHPDFLDLPWELPLEAWPERSPRVVEVPRGLSRHVVVFVSYGATIYAFKETPARVAQREYDLLRGLEERRLPSVVPVGLAVQTEEGLEAAPGDRPGLLITQYLASSLPYRALFMHQGLERYRSRLLDAMAGLLVRLHLGGFFWGDCSLSNVLFRRDAGELQAYAVDAETSELHEQLSAGQREMDLQIMEENIAGGLADLSARVELAEELPQELEAWQETAASIRQRYERLWAEINRELILQPHESYRIHERIRTLNDLGFSVGEVELVASGQGSQLRMRTIVTDREYHRHQLHSLTGIVAEERQASLLLNELREMKATLTRKLDRSVPLSVAAFRWLDERYHPTLSRLQKDLGRVADTAELYCQVLEHKWFLSERAKRDVGLDAALQDYVALTRKQPGIVPLLEDAARAAGSSSQEVEEEPPRTPPATRSAG from the coding sequence ATGTCTCATCCCGCGCGCCGCCTTCATTCCCTGCATATCCGGCAGGGGCACCCGGACTTCCTCGACCTCCCGTGGGAGCTGCCGCTGGAAGCGTGGCCGGAGCGTTCGCCGCGCGTGGTGGAGGTGCCGCGCGGCCTGTCCCGGCACGTGGTGGTGTTCGTCAGCTACGGCGCCACCATCTACGCCTTCAAGGAGACCCCCGCGCGCGTGGCGCAGCGCGAGTACGACCTCTTGCGCGGCCTGGAGGAGCGCCGGCTGCCGTCGGTGGTGCCCGTGGGGCTGGCGGTGCAGACAGAAGAGGGGCTGGAGGCCGCGCCCGGGGACAGGCCCGGGCTGTTGATCACCCAATACCTGGCCTCGTCGCTGCCGTACCGCGCGCTGTTCATGCACCAGGGCCTGGAGCGCTACCGCTCAAGGCTGTTGGACGCGATGGCGGGCCTGCTCGTGCGGCTGCACCTGGGCGGCTTCTTCTGGGGAGACTGCTCGCTGTCCAACGTGCTCTTCCGACGCGACGCGGGCGAACTGCAGGCGTACGCGGTGGACGCGGAGACGTCCGAGCTGCACGAGCAGCTCTCCGCGGGCCAGCGGGAGATGGACCTTCAAATCATGGAGGAGAACATCGCCGGGGGCCTGGCGGATCTGTCCGCTCGCGTGGAGCTGGCGGAGGAATTGCCCCAGGAGCTGGAGGCGTGGCAGGAGACGGCCGCGAGCATCCGCCAGCGCTACGAACGGCTGTGGGCGGAGATCAACCGCGAGCTCATCCTCCAGCCGCATGAGAGCTACCGCATCCACGAGCGGATCCGCACGCTCAACGACCTGGGCTTCTCCGTGGGCGAGGTGGAGCTCGTGGCGAGCGGGCAGGGCAGCCAGTTGCGCATGCGCACCATCGTCACGGACCGCGAGTACCACCGGCACCAGCTGCACTCGCTCACCGGCATCGTCGCGGAGGAGCGCCAGGCGAGCCTGCTGCTCAACGAGCTGCGGGAGATGAAGGCCACGCTCACGCGCAAGCTGGACCGCAGCGTGCCCCTGAGCGTGGCCGCGTTCCGCTGGCTGGACGAGCGCTACCACCCCACGCTGTCACGCCTGCAGAAGGACCTGGGCCGCGTGGCCGACACCGCGGAGCTCTACTGCCAGGTGCTGGAGCACAAGTGGTTCCTGTCCGAGCGCGCGAAGCGCGACGTGGGCCTGGACGCGGCCCTCCAGGACTACGTCGCGCTCACCCGCAAGCAGCCTGGCATCGTGCCGCTGTTGGAGGACGCGGCGCGGGCCGCGGGTTCCAGTTCGCAGGAGGTGGAGGAGGAGCCTCCTCGCACGCCTCCCGCGACGCGCTCGGCCGGGTAG
- a CDS encoding thioesterase family protein, whose amino-acid sequence MSNAALRDFPVVVPFPVHWSEMDAYGHVNNARTFTWFESARIAYMARIGLVGPSAAGADTTTTDGVGPILANTHADYLKPVVFPVNLVAGARVTRVGHSSITFEHVVAGADDGVLYTRGGSIIVTLRYATHEKVPVPPAVRAAIEKLEGRG is encoded by the coding sequence ATGTCGAACGCTGCCCTGAGAGACTTCCCCGTCGTCGTGCCCTTCCCCGTGCACTGGAGCGAGATGGACGCGTACGGGCACGTCAACAACGCCCGCACGTTCACCTGGTTCGAGTCCGCGCGCATCGCGTACATGGCCCGCATCGGACTGGTGGGGCCCTCCGCCGCGGGCGCGGACACCACGACGACGGACGGGGTGGGGCCCATCCTGGCGAACACGCACGCGGACTACCTCAAGCCCGTGGTGTTCCCGGTGAACCTGGTGGCGGGCGCGCGCGTCACGCGCGTGGGCCATTCCTCCATCACCTTCGAGCACGTGGTGGCGGGCGCGGACGACGGGGTGCTCTACACGCGCGGCGGCTCCATCATCGTGACGCTGCGCTACGCCACGCACGAGAAGGTGCCGGTGCCCCCGGCGGTGCGGGCCGCCATCGAAAAGTTGGAGGGGCGCGGCTAG
- a CDS encoding glucodextranase DOMON-like domain-containing protein: MFVRPRVSALLLASTLAACSGGKTREDALLFRLTDPVGDDHGDGELVYPRRTDMGPGDLDVVAVAAFADDRATRFEVTFAHPIAKPSRAQALDLEGATVAERARHGFYTFNVDLYVDQDRVPGSGRTDTLPGRGLKLAPDSGWEKAVVLTPRPYEAREALRKQWRQEALDAYEKKSGGIGSKVEAELNAATEQELEARVFFPTVIQVSGRTVMFLVPDRFLGGRASADWGYGVAVTGATIDRRVALGGMFGGDSSANPRLMAMGIMPGEPVHDRFGGGRKGDPSQSPVVDLLVAPGATQEEVLGPAKPAWRAVVPSGKVVAPVEVAPPDAEAGGPWM, encoded by the coding sequence ATGTTCGTGCGTCCCCGCGTGTCCGCGCTCCTGCTCGCCTCCACCCTGGCCGCGTGTTCCGGCGGCAAGACGCGCGAGGACGCGCTGCTGTTCCGGCTGACGGATCCGGTGGGGGATGACCACGGCGACGGCGAGCTGGTGTATCCGCGCCGGACGGACATGGGGCCCGGTGACCTGGACGTGGTGGCGGTGGCGGCGTTCGCGGATGACCGGGCGACGCGGTTCGAGGTGACGTTCGCGCACCCCATCGCGAAGCCTTCGCGTGCGCAGGCGCTGGACCTGGAGGGGGCGACGGTCGCGGAGCGGGCCCGGCACGGCTTCTACACGTTCAACGTGGACCTGTACGTGGACCAGGACCGGGTGCCCGGCTCCGGGCGCACGGACACGCTGCCGGGGCGTGGGCTGAAGCTGGCGCCGGATTCCGGGTGGGAGAAGGCGGTGGTGCTGACGCCGCGCCCCTATGAGGCGCGCGAGGCGCTGCGCAAGCAGTGGCGCCAGGAGGCGCTGGATGCGTACGAGAAGAAGTCGGGGGGCATTGGCAGCAAGGTGGAAGCGGAGCTGAACGCGGCCACGGAGCAGGAGCTGGAGGCGCGGGTGTTCTTCCCCACCGTCATCCAGGTGAGCGGGCGCACGGTGATGTTCCTGGTGCCGGACCGCTTCCTGGGTGGGCGCGCGAGCGCGGACTGGGGCTACGGCGTGGCGGTGACGGGCGCGACCATCGACCGGCGCGTGGCGCTGGGCGGGATGTTCGGTGGGGACTCGTCCGCGAACCCGCGGCTGATGGCGATGGGCATCATGCCGGGGGAGCCGGTCCATGACCGCTTCGGCGGTGGGCGGAAGGGAGACCCGTCCCAGTCGCCGGTGGTGGACCTGCTGGTGGCGCCGGGGGCGACGCAGGAGGAGGTGCTGGGGCCTGCGAAGCCGGCGTGGCGCGCGGTGGTGCCTTCGGGGAAGGTTGTGGCGCCGGTGGAGGTGGCTCCTCCTGACGCGGAAGCGGGGGGCCCGTGGATGTGA
- a CDS encoding AHH domain-containing protein: MSSGRSWAVVMLLLLLGTGCSATRGVRLKTGRGAPVVHVPRTDVAPVELEEGAFTEAVRTLAEDAPVASRPRDEAYRLFAGSFSMKAYARVRGRLGLVSVAGPSRASLWMEDGERELASAYGRWCQRKQTPGDCLQLLEGRSALDEDGRRSLAFAIALDSVWEETADALVGMTDRRAVLTTIVATSTVYLALWLLPEPVSKGIAATMTVVLVAYLGIDTVWNLIQGWIELSEQARVARTFDALRDAGEEYGEVMGKNAARAFVMLALAAVGSTAETFAARVATLPGSGQASLVAAEVGGFRLGAAAQVESAAVTSEGVTLVLAPNAVAMSARDDKGPVASGADAEGHEHHIASNKWWSATNRGGPWSPRFQKIFDKAGMSLDDPANKVRVPGHKGPHPEAYHRRVFTTLRDATAKCRTMQDCRASLTKALRSLASEIQEKGTDLNRWVTGLE; encoded by the coding sequence ATGTCCTCAGGCCGGAGCTGGGCGGTGGTGATGCTGCTGTTGTTGCTGGGCACGGGGTGTTCAGCGACGCGTGGCGTCCGGCTGAAGACGGGGCGCGGGGCTCCGGTCGTCCATGTGCCTCGGACGGATGTCGCGCCTGTGGAGCTGGAGGAGGGTGCGTTCACCGAGGCGGTGCGGACGCTGGCGGAGGATGCGCCGGTGGCTTCGCGCCCTCGTGATGAGGCGTACCGGTTGTTCGCGGGCTCGTTCTCCATGAAGGCTTATGCCCGGGTCCGTGGGCGTTTGGGACTGGTCTCCGTGGCGGGGCCTTCTCGGGCTTCGTTGTGGATGGAGGACGGCGAACGGGAGTTGGCGAGCGCTTATGGGCGGTGGTGCCAGCGCAAGCAGACTCCAGGGGACTGTCTTCAGTTGCTGGAGGGCCGTTCCGCGCTGGATGAGGACGGACGGCGTTCGCTGGCGTTCGCCATCGCGCTGGATTCGGTGTGGGAGGAGACCGCGGATGCGCTGGTGGGGATGACGGACCGGCGCGCGGTGCTCACCACCATCGTCGCGACGAGCACCGTGTACCTGGCGCTGTGGTTGCTGCCCGAGCCCGTGTCGAAGGGCATCGCGGCGACGATGACGGTGGTGCTCGTCGCCTACCTGGGCATCGACACGGTGTGGAACCTCATCCAGGGATGGATCGAGTTGTCCGAGCAGGCCCGGGTGGCCCGGACGTTCGACGCGCTTCGTGACGCGGGGGAGGAGTACGGCGAGGTGATGGGGAAGAACGCGGCGCGCGCGTTCGTGATGCTGGCGCTGGCGGCGGTGGGGAGCACGGCGGAGACGTTCGCGGCGAGGGTCGCGACGCTCCCGGGTTCAGGGCAGGCCTCGCTGGTGGCCGCGGAGGTGGGGGGCTTCCGGCTGGGCGCGGCGGCGCAGGTGGAGTCCGCGGCGGTGACCTCTGAAGGTGTCACCCTGGTGCTGGCGCCGAACGCGGTGGCCATGTCCGCGCGGGATGACAAGGGACCCGTCGCGAGTGGGGCGGATGCGGAAGGGCACGAGCACCACATCGCATCCAACAAGTGGTGGAGCGCCACGAATCGCGGAGGCCCGTGGTCACCTCGGTTCCAGAAGATCTTCGACAAGGCGGGGATGTCGTTGGATGACCCGGCGAACAAGGTTCGCGTTCCGGGACACAAGGGGCCCCATCCGGAGGCGTACCATCGGAGGGTATTCACGACTTTGAGGGATGCGACGGCAAAATGCAGAACCATGCAAGACTGTCGCGCATCGTTGACGAAAGCGCTGCGGAGCCTTGCAAGCGAGATTCAAGAGAAGGGTACCGACTTGAATCGTTGGGTCACCGGCTTGGAGTGA